Proteins co-encoded in one Pseudophryne corroboree isolate aPseCor3 chromosome 1, aPseCor3.hap2, whole genome shotgun sequence genomic window:
- the LOC135052121 gene encoding vomeronasal type-2 receptor 26-like, which translates to MEKDACIPRIIEFLSYKDTTASLLSAISVLFIILTASIIRLFIYFLDTPIVKANNRNLSFILLISLKLSLLCVNLFIGRPVDITCMLRQISFGINFTVAVSSVLAKTVMVYIAFKATRPGSSWRKWLGVQLPNSVVFICSSVQVLTSAIWLLFFPPFAEYDINTYPGMIIIQCNEGSILAFYVMLGYMGLLAALCFVLAFMVRTLPDIFNEAKYISFSMVVFCSVWICAIPAYLSSKGKHMVTVEIFAILASCVGILSCIFFPKCYNILLRPELNSKRHLLGNS; encoded by the coding sequence ATGGAAAAAGATGCTTGTATTCCCAGAATAATTGAATTTCTCTCATACAAGGACACAACTGCTTCTTTGTTGTCTGCAATatctgtattatttattattttaactgCCTCCATAATCAGATTGTTTATTTACTTCTTGGACACTCCCATAGTAAAAGCCAATAATAGAAACCTTAGCTTTATTCTTCTCATCTCCCTCAAGCTGAGCCTACTCTGTGTGAATCTATTCATCGGCCGTCCAGTAGATATCACCTGCATGCTACGCCAAATATCTTTTGGAATAAATTTCACTGTGGCTGTATCTTCTGTCCTTGCCAAGACTGTCATGGTTTACATTGCATTCAAAGCCACCAGACCTGGAAGCTCTTGGAGAAAATGGTTGGGTGTTCAATTGCCAAATTCTGTAGTGTTTATCTGCTCATCTGTTCAAGTTCTCACCAGTGCTATTTGGTTGTTATTTTTTCCTCCTTTTGCAGAGTATGACATAAACACATATCCTGGTATGATCATCATTCAGTGTAATGAAGGTTCTATTCTTGCATTTTATGTCATGTTGGGTTACATGGGGttacttgcagctctgtgttttgttctggctttcatggtgaggacattaccgGACATCTTCAATGAAGCCAAATACATCTCCTTCAGCATGGTGGTGTTCTGCAGTGTCTGGATCTGTGCCATACCTGCCTACCTGAGCAGTAAGGGGAAACACATGGTCACTGTAGAGATATTTGCCATATTGGCTTCATGTGTTGGTATACTGAGCTGTATATTTTTTCCCAAATGCTACAATATTCTCCTGAGGCCTGAATTGAACAGTAAAAGACACCTGCTCGGAAATAGTTAA